A window of Bacillus sp. E(2018) contains these coding sequences:
- a CDS encoding Imm6 family immunity protein, whose amino-acid sequence MVIKKFYNLLDDGKVLFFLGLSERVVSELTLKEDQKLAQNALYNCWEWLEYKSTSGDSLYDVLDNEETSITISLELADNETDIMAWNCIIDAVAFTSRKAFEKEGVKYYPEPISLVNDTLVEHFLECFNTCVEHADSYIEKMFLLIDSSIKRNLRNEVVSEIVK is encoded by the coding sequence TTGGTAATCAAAAAATTCTATAATTTATTAGATGATGGTAAAGTATTATTTTTTCTGGGTCTTTCAGAAAGGGTGGTATCTGAACTTACATTAAAGGAAGATCAAAAACTAGCTCAGAATGCCTTGTACAATTGCTGGGAATGGTTGGAATACAAAAGCACTAGTGGAGATTCACTTTATGATGTATTAGATAATGAAGAAACGAGTATCACCATCTCTCTAGAGCTGGCTGATAATGAAACAGATATTATGGCTTGGAACTGTATAATTGATGCAGTTGCATTTACTAGTAGAAAGGCATTTGAAAAAGAAGGTGTTAAATATTATCCTGAACCAATTTCTTTAGTAAATGATACATTAGTAGAACATTTTTTGGAGTGTTTTAATACTTGTGTAGAGCATGCAGATAGTTATATTGAGAAAATGTTTTTGTTAATAGACAGTTCAATTAAGAGGAACTTACGCAATGAAGTTGTTAGTGAAATAGTAAAGTAG
- a CDS encoding immunity protein YezG family protein, whose product MIGFEKVLNVLYRSIAQKVNDMIPTEWDHFCFNGEVKDGEGGVFFFFTPKGEQQYIFSHYVPKLFNVDKRVYNDKLHKLFQLTNELQNVFIENEQEPWFSVTILSNERGKLNVHFDYTKWHESKFGPTARIKYFEYKYANYNDEKLDLTLIEEMRDFEEK is encoded by the coding sequence TTGATTGGTTTTGAGAAAGTATTAAATGTTTTATATAGATCTATTGCACAGAAGGTTAATGATATGATACCAACTGAGTGGGATCATTTTTGTTTTAACGGTGAAGTGAAAGATGGAGAAGGAGGGGTGTTTTTCTTTTTTACTCCTAAGGGTGAGCAACAATATATTTTCTCACATTATGTTCCGAAATTATTTAATGTAGATAAAAGAGTATATAATGACAAGCTTCACAAATTATTTCAATTAACTAATGAGTTACAAAACGTTTTTATAGAAAATGAACAAGAGCCTTGGTTTTCAGTAACAATATTATCTAATGAAAGAGGGAAACTAAATGTGCATTTTGATTATACAAAATGGCATGAAAGTAAATTTGGTCCAACGGCTAGAATTAAGTATTTTGAATATAAATATGCGAATTATAACGACGAAAAACTAGATTTAACCTTAATAGAGGAAATGAGAGATTTTGAAGAAAAGTAG
- a CDS encoding ankyrin repeat domain-containing protein: MVNMNLYKEIRHAIKNFENNEAKKLLIGHEKEVLNTMTTFGTWLHVAAKHGNLEICKHLVEEGIDINTKGRIFDASALNLAAGAGHLEIVKYLIDSGAGLDESLAKRNPLFGAIYGGHQEIVELLVESGIDISKRYTGESLKNMNAYEYAREFGQTDIAEYLRQQMDGRK; the protein is encoded by the coding sequence GTGGTTAATATGAATCTATATAAAGAAATCAGGCATGCTATTAAAAACTTTGAGAACAATGAAGCTAAGAAGCTATTAATTGGTCATGAAAAAGAAGTCTTAAATACGATGACAACGTTTGGCACATGGCTACATGTTGCTGCCAAACATGGGAATCTTGAAATATGTAAACATCTAGTTGAAGAAGGAATCGATATTAACACAAAAGGTAGGATTTTTGATGCTTCAGCATTAAATTTAGCAGCAGGTGCAGGGCATCTGGAAATCGTAAAATATTTGATAGATTCAGGGGCAGGATTAGATGAGAGTTTAGCAAAAAGAAATCCATTGTTCGGGGCAATTTATGGTGGACATCAGGAAATAGTTGAGCTATTAGTGGAATCAGGAATTGATATTTCAAAACGATATACGGGAGAGAGTTTGAAAAATATGAATGCATATGAATATGCGAGAGAATTTGGGCAGACAGATATTGCAGAGTATTTAAGACAGCAGATGGACGGAAGAAAATGA
- a CDS encoding SMI1/KNR4 family protein, producing MNNTIQQMIFSFEEENDFYGSVSIEEIKNTEKVLGVSFPSKYISFIEKYGSGGICGVNILGVEGDRGASVLATTENYRKLGLREDLIILEDLGEFVMCSETGSKEQIFYWDSVQKLESFRYQNFDDYLEDTFREAISNW from the coding sequence TTGAATAACACGATTCAACAAATGATATTTTCCTTTGAAGAAGAAAATGATTTTTATGGTTCTGTTTCTATTGAAGAAATAAAAAATACTGAAAAAGTTTTAGGTGTGAGTTTTCCGTCAAAATATATTAGCTTTATAGAGAAGTATGGTTCTGGAGGTATTTGTGGTGTCAATATATTAGGGGTTGAAGGTGATCGGGGCGCTTCTGTACTTGCAACTACTGAAAACTATAGGAAACTAGGATTAAGAGAAGACCTAATAATTTTAGAAGACTTAGGTGAATTTGTAATGTGTAGTGAAACAGGTAGTAAAGAACAAATTTTCTATTGGGACAGCGTTCAAAAGTTAGAATCATTTAGGTATCAGAACTTTGATGATTATCTTGAGGATACTTTTAGAGAAGCAATTAGCAATTGGTAG
- a CDS encoding ankyrin repeat domain-containing protein encodes MDKNQLAKGIRLAVKNGELDTLKDLLQKETDMLTWMTPFGTWLHVAAAHGHLEIVKHLIKVGLDINAQGGTFSTNALERAAAKGHLEIADYLISQKIEMDTTEPDRNPLFAAIYGGHLDIVKLLVRNSIDLSINYSSETMEDMNAYSFAIERGQTEIAEYLKKEMGVLR; translated from the coding sequence ATGGATAAGAATCAATTGGCAAAAGGTATTAGATTAGCTGTGAAAAATGGAGAACTAGATACATTAAAAGATTTACTGCAAAAAGAAACAGATATGTTAACTTGGATGACACCTTTTGGTACATGGTTACATGTAGCAGCAGCTCATGGACATCTAGAGATCGTAAAACACCTTATTAAAGTGGGTTTAGATATTAATGCACAAGGTGGGACATTTTCTACAAATGCACTTGAAAGGGCAGCTGCTAAAGGACATTTAGAAATTGCTGATTACTTAATTAGCCAGAAAATAGAGATGGATACTACTGAACCAGATAGAAACCCTCTGTTTGCTGCAATATACGGTGGTCATTTGGACATTGTTAAGCTACTAGTTAGGAATAGTATAGATTTATCAATAAATTATTCTAGTGAAACTATGGAAGATATGAATGCTTATTCATTTGCTATTGAAAGAGGACAAACAGAAATTGCTGAGTATTTGAAAAAAGAGATGGGTGTCTTGAGATAA
- a CDS encoding DUF600 domain-containing protein has product MEKVFEDYFSELQADMVAICLEYVEHKADDIFIYCSYEPKMFVFDVFYRINGKLVHKNQLNHAVEQHIYDVSSDRQNAVLKLGNENLKSIHKKCEEFNRDMPTEIKIHYDVKENSLKAHYKYELVYSHVNELLPDDIFDSWFDDVKNSNL; this is encoded by the coding sequence GTGGAAAAGGTTTTTGAAGATTATTTTTCAGAGTTGCAAGCAGATATGGTAGCAATCTGTTTAGAATATGTAGAGCATAAAGCAGATGACATATTTATCTATTGTTCTTATGAACCAAAAATGTTTGTATTTGATGTTTTCTACAGAATAAATGGAAAGTTAGTCCACAAAAATCAACTTAATCATGCTGTTGAGCAACACATTTATGATGTTTCATCAGATAGACAGAATGCAGTATTAAAATTAGGGAATGAAAATCTAAAGTCTATTCATAAAAAATGTGAGGAATTTAATAGAGACATGCCCACTGAAATCAAAATACATTACGATGTTAAAGAAAATAGTTTAAAAGCACATTATAAATACGAATTAGTTTATTCACATGTTAATGAACTCCTTCCTGACGACATTTTTGATTCATGGTTTGATGATGTGAAGAATAGTAATTTATAA
- a CDS encoding YrhA family protein — protein sequence MPHWKDLLLEIKRIEEKYESSLRNPACDREILKMKNNVEQNLISVALPSSYIKFLQTTNGLDFNGLVIYGVDQVFLEKKDTTDFQGFIETNNLWHENDWQKQYIFYGDSNTAWYGYDQVENEYVELDKPSGTLIQTFDSFDSMLSSAFETIL from the coding sequence ATGCCACATTGGAAGGACCTATTACTGGAGATTAAAAGAATTGAAGAAAAATACGAAAGTTCACTCAGAAATCCAGCTTGTGATAGAGAAATTTTGAAAATGAAGAACAATGTTGAACAAAATTTAATAAGTGTAGCATTACCTAGTTCATATATTAAGTTCTTACAGACAACAAATGGTTTAGACTTTAACGGATTGGTCATCTACGGTGTTGATCAAGTTTTTCTTGAAAAGAAGGATACAACAGACTTTCAAGGTTTTATTGAAACAAACAACCTATGGCATGAGAATGATTGGCAGAAGCAGTATATCTTTTATGGGGATTCTAATACAGCGTGGTATGGTTATGATCAAGTGGAGAATGAGTATGTAGAGCTTGATAAGCCATCAGGAACATTAATTCAGACCTTCGATAGTTTTGACTCTATGTTAAGTAGCGCGTTTGAAACTATTCTTTAA